GAGAGCAGCTCATGTTGCTGAGGGAGGTTAGCGGAGTGAGATGTCCCTCCTGGCagttatgttgtattttaactCATAACGGCATTGTTTACATATGACATGTGCTCCGTCTGTTGACCCTTATTTTCTCTGAAATTCCAAAATATTTCTACACAGCTGATTTATTGCACAGTAAATAGCATtatcctcatcatctttctcttggCTTCTTCTTATTTGCATGACACTTTTTGACgacaaaaaaattcaacataaaGGCGTGTCCCAAAGATGTGGatcgatgttttcactttgcattgatCAAATTGCTTTGTTTATTGTTGAAAAGACTTATTAATCCAGATCAATGGATCGTCATATCCCCACTTGTCTGTAGGTGCAGTTGTGGAAGATCTGTTGTGGTTAACAGGTGGTTTGAGGTCAGTATTTCGGCCACGTGAGCTCTCGGTTGGTGTCCCCGTTGGCCCGTGCAGCTGCTGACAGCACGTTCTTCTCAGCTGTGCCATGCAGCTCTGTTTGACACCTTAGCACCAATGACCTCTGTCCCACATGTCCCAATACTTTCAGCCACACAAGTGTGTCAAGGCTTGAGTGTCTTTGCTCAGAGCATACACAAACTGTTCAGAGAAAAACCACAAGTTTGCAGAAGGTTGCTCCAGGCAGGGTAAATTGTGTCAGCCTGTTCACTGCACCTGAATGTTAAACAGAAGAGTCTCTGTATTTTGTCTGTATGTATTGAAACTTTTTAGGCAGAGATCTTTTTCCATGATGGCAACCACAAGTCTGCAGAGTGGAAGTCTGAGTTAAATTTGGGCCAAACCATTGCCACAAAATAGGGAGCAGGACTGGATCAAACAGCGGGAATGTCATCAGCCTGAGGATTATCATGCGGTCATGCTGGAAGCGTTCCCTTGGTTACTTTACTATTTGAATGTAACGGGCATCATTCTTCCTCTTAGTCTTGGTCCTGCTCCATTAGTTTCTAAATTTTTCCGTACGTTGTGACCAAAagctcatgatttttttttggtttcagttcAGCTGAAATTCAACCCTTCACTTAAAGCTTAAAGGGGGAAAACtggaaaaggcaaaagaaaCAGCCATCCTACAGCTCTACCAAAAGATGACCACGGGCATTTGCAAGTGGTGGTTTAATTAACTACTAAAAatcagtattggccctgaaaaaccaatatcggccGAGCCCTAGTCACAAACATAATTCGTAATCACACCTTCCCATCCATGGTCACATCTTTCCAGCTTCATGTTTTACACAAACCTCGATACGGCTCagaggcgagacaactctgtccacCCTTTCCACGATCGTACTGTATATACAGAACAGCACAGTGGCAGACTGGCGCTACAGGCCGCCACGAAAAAGACGACGAGTATGCACATCTGCATCTGCAGAACAGCGGATAGAAAcaccctctctctgaaatgaactgtgattggccaaagtctctcGTCATGGGGTAGATTTTCTAGGTGCAGAAGTCAAATTTTCTGTCTGTCAACTTAGATTACAATATGTTCAAAGTTTATCATTTTTGCCCGGTGgcgccaaaataaaacagcctgCGCCAGCTTtgatttgtaaataaaacacagtcaaAGATAATCCTTGATAAATCAGACTTTTGTAAGCATAGTTTTAACATTGTTTTCACATCAAGGGTtttattttctggtttaaaaaacCTGGACCACTTGATTTCTGATTTGATCAAGGCTCTGGCTCTCctgctttttgtattttatgatcATTCATATCTGCTCTCTGCAACAACTGATTAGAACTGAAAACTCTGAATAACACCAGGCTTTTTTCATCGGACTGAAGCATGTGTCCGTGTTTTGTCCCTGCTAGATGTTTCACTGAATGACAGACTAACCTTGACTCATTCCTTACAAAAGAGCAGGAAAAAACAAGCCCATTGGTCGTAAGCGCTGTTGTGCTTAATGTCTCTCGCTGTTGCAGCTGAACAATGTTGATTCACCTCCAGTGAatagtctgtgtgtgcgtgtgtatgtgcttgtgcttgtgtgtgcagcCATGAAAGACAGTAGTGCTAAGCTGCTTAGCCGGAGCGTCTTTGGCTGGTGGTGCACTGGCCTGGTTGTTGGCCAATGATTTTCCTGCTAGGCAAGTGgtagtctgtgtgtttttgtggtagTCCAAAGACTGAGACTGATCGGATTATAACATGGCGGTTAGATTGGCAGAAATGTCCTGCAGCTATTAGTAAAGCATCTGGAAATTCATTGGCCATTCAGTAGGCAATATTTTGACACATTAAACTCTATATGTACTGCAGTTCCTTCACAAGACTTCACTGTTGTAAAGATTTGTCTTTCTAGGCACTCAGGTCACAACACGGATATGCAGAAGCTAAGAATAGACCTCTGCACACACAGGTTGTGTAATGGTCTAAAACCTTCCTATGTACTGAGGTATATGAGATCCACTAATGCTGACTGTCCCACATCGGGTATGGAGTATTTGCTTTTATCCTGCAGGCAAGTTTTCAAAAGACATATAGGGAAATCACATGAGAcagaaatatcacaaaacagttgtccttacaaaaaaagaaggtgCTTAAAACAGGAAGGAGCCACTGATGTTCCTTTTTCAAAACGTGTTGAAGTGAATTTCAGTTCTGCTCTCTTTTGTTTCTGACTAGTAGTAGTGGGGCAGCTGTGGCTTAGAGATAGAGCGGGTTGTCTGATAATCGAAACGTTGGCAGTTTGATACCCAggtcctccagtcaacatgtcgaagtatcctttgACATGATAttaaaccccaaattgctcctgatggtgCGCCATcggactgtgagtgtgtatgaatggttactgagtagcaggtggcaccttgaaCGGTAGCTTTggccaacagtgtgtgtgtgaatgggtgaatgtgacatgtagtttTAAAGCGCTATGAGTGGATGGAAGACTACAAGGGTGCTATACAAGTGTAGTCCATTTACAGTTTGCAAAAACTGCTGGCTGTTTTCAGCAAATTACTTGTCAGATGAATTTTATATCATCATAGAATCTTAAAGACTGCTGTGCTATTTAGATCATGTCAGCCACAGATTATCAGTTACTGACCCCAGTTAGTCTTCAGAGCGATGCATAAAGGAAACCAAAACctaaacttgtgtgtgtgtgtgtgtgagagagagagagagagagagacagagatgtggTGGTAATGCCCTGTGGTTTCTTGTGCTCATCTGTCTGCCGAAAGAGACATGTGTGGTAAACCTACCCAAGTGAGCTCTTAAATCAACATGGACATCAGTGACTAATCTCCTCACCTCGGGCTCCATCACGTACGTCTGTCTGCTGAGAAATGCAGGCAGTGAGAAGAAGGCCATCACACAAACGCCTGTGGAGCACACACTCACTTCAGCTTCATCTGCCGTCTctaccacacacacagttttttgcTCTCGTTCTCATTCACCTTCAGCTTCCCTTTGTTTATCAAAGCTGTGGCCCATTTTACTCaggttattttaattttggtcCACTTTCTTCGTGTTAATTTCCATTGTGCCCGCTGAAATGGTTACACTGTGACCTGTTTTGATTGGATTCATGAAGCATTACTTTTTTCCCTGTAGAGGTactttgtctgtttgctgtgtttttatggcGTGTCCTGTTGGTCTTGAGCAGACCTGActgaagacacaaaattaattgCAGTGTAAAGTGACAATAAAGTTGTATCGTATCATATTGTATCTCATTGCATCACATCCTACCGTACTGTAccgcatcgtatcgtatcgtatcgtacaAATCAAGTCTTAAAGGGTGAGttgggtattttttaatttagaccatattttttccatgttttgtatctaaattacaatttttttaattagtctAGTCTGAAGTCTAGAAACTGCAGGCACAAACAAAGCCAGCAACCCACCATAAAAAGAATCAAATTCAttaaaactaactaaataaaaaaaatcataaaataattttaacgaTGAATAAACCgataataaatacaaagacaTGAGTTAGAACTActaaaaacatggtaaaattcaataaaattaGAATTCAGAATAGACcattaaaacagaataatacatatgaattaaaataaataatacagttaaaaacagaataaaaataaaacaaatagatCACTAAAAGATGATTACACACGagtaaattcaacaaaataaaataacaaataaaccaATTAAAGTAAAAGCACACCTGAGTTGAAaccaataaatgaaaatgaaatgaaagcaaACCAAACCacaagttaaaataataaaaccagactactatagtcttgcattgaactttaaaagacaaaatagagACTTTCTGAAATTACCCCTCTGCTTCATGTGGACAGGGACCGCTCTGCGGTCTACTTTCCTCCATCCCGTTGCCCGGTAAAATTTTCCAAATATGCTTTATGTGTTTGCATTGAGACTGTGTTAATCCATTATCCTGCTATCTCTGCGCTCCCCTGGCTAATCCACTGCATGCTAAGCGGCTTTCACAGAGAGATCACGACGGGTCAATCTGCCAGTTTTAGCTTGCTTTCATACTagtttacttttatttgctGTGACAGGTTCAATAGGTCAGTACAGTATTTCTCACTAGCTGTTGAAATCACTGTTTAAATTCTTGTTACAgctattttctgtatttttttttaatgggttacGAGCTCTGCATCTtgaatttcactgttttttgtttgggtgGCTGCAGCCGTGAGTTGTATTGTACCTGCTGACTCACTGCTTTATGTCTGTGTGAATGCAGGTGTCTCCTCTGCTACCTTGTTGCACTCAAAGTCCCTGCGCGGCCACAGAGACTGCTTTGAGAAATGCCACCTCATCGCCAACCAGAAGCTGTCACGTTCCAAGGTCTCCCGAAGTGCCTACGAGGGCATGAAGCTGGCCCTCAGCCAGAAACTGAACCGCATCATCCAGTACGCCCAGAACAAAGACTCTGTCTCCTCCAACGGCCCCAGCAGACGAGGGGCCAAGCTCCTTTGTTACAGCCAGCAGAGTGACCGCAAGCTGCTGCCCCAGTCGGACGCACAGGTGCCCCGCTACGCGCCGTGCTGGGACACGGGCAAAGCAGCCGGGCTGCCGGATTACACCATGGGGATGTTGGGGTGCCACACGGCGGAGGAGTTGGGGCTGCTGCAGGAGTCACAGTCCGATGTTTGGTCCAGTGACGGCAGGAAAGGTGTGCACAGCCGGAGCCAGTTATCAGCAGGAGGACAGACGCAGCACAGGCACCAGGGCCACAGCAGAGAAGAATGTGAGCACAGACAAGTTTTAACTCGAGTCAAGTTTTATCAGTGTGATTGAAGCGGTGACAGGCAGACCGGTTCTTTTCACAGCAGCAGTTCCTTCGAGTTgatacatgtaaatgtagtgAACCCTAAATGATGGACTTGAGTTACATGACTCCATCTTGAGTCAGACTCGAGCCGGGTTCTTAGGTAacgaaaaacctggaaaagtcatggaatttgcaaatagcgtCTTCCATggatggaaaagttttggaaaactaaatataaccTGAaagtcagaaatgtgaaaatcccaaataatttctgttttcacagtttctgtctgtgataaATGGcgtattttttggtgatttttaatgaacacaagccttcctttaaaaaaagtcagatatttttaaagaaaacatgccttaatgtatgtttttttttaaatcactaaaacaaattaagatttttaaaaaaaaaattctttaaaagtcacTTCTTTCAAACCTGCAggaaggtatgttttctttttactgccaattttttagaagaaaatgccagtaaaataaacacaaagcagctgatttaagttgtatgcccctcccctaaagcaaaaacaaaaaagtccctCCCAAGTGCTTCAAACATTATTTGACAt
This genomic window from Plectropomus leopardus isolate mb chromosome 13, YSFRI_Pleo_2.0, whole genome shotgun sequence contains:
- the c13h21orf91 gene encoding protein EURL homolog, with amino-acid sequence MNEEEQFVNIDLNDDNICSVCKLETETGTMSFCHVCFELSIEGVSSATLLHSKSLRGHRDCFEKCHLIANQKLSRSKVSRSAYEGMKLALSQKLNRIIQYAQNKDSVSSNGPSRRGAKLLCYSQQSDRKLLPQSDAQVPRYAPCWDTGKAAGLPDYTMGMLGCHTAEELGLLQESQSDVWSSDGRKGVHSRSQLSAGGQTQHRHQGHSREELTKMSLDELHQLNTELLMQIQKVFEELTVAVQEKDSLASELHVRHIAIEQLFKNCAKLPWLQISRAGVKASSSSSGGGGPRGVSSTLLSVCAPVCFSKLGPTHICGM